DNA from Candidatus Tanganyikabacteria bacterium:
CGCCGAGCAGCTCCGCGACGCCGTCTGCCGGGGCGGCATCTCCCCCTGCCAGGAGCACCCGCAGGCCGTCGCCTTCCTCGATCACCTGCCACCCCGTCAGGGGAAGGGCGTCGAGCACGTCGTGGAACACGTTCGGATGCACGGGGACCAGCTGCCCGCCGTTGCCCGCAAGTTGCAGGACGTCTTCCTGCCGGCCCTCGACGCTCGCGACCAGCCGGAACGGGCGGCCGCACGGGCATTCGCCAGGCGCGAGCCGCACGCGATCGTCCAGCGCGTACCGGATGAGCGGCTGCGTCCGCGAAAACAGGACCGTCACCAGCAAGCGAGCGCCGGCTTCGCCCTCCGGGACTGGATTGCCGGCTTCGTCTACGGATTCGGCGACGACCAGGTCCTCATAGAGGTGCATGGCGTGGTGCTCGCACTCGGAAGCGATGCCGGCGGTCTCGGTGGCCGCGTATACCTCGAACGGCCAGGTGCCCCAGGCGTCCCAGACCCGCCGGCGGACATCGGGCGGCAGGACCTCGGAGGATGCGAACACGAAGCGCGGCCGGATGCGCAGGCGGCCCTCCACCTGCTCGCGGGCCAGGATCGGCAACATGGAAGCGTACGCGACGAGCGAGGCCGGCCGGAAGGCGTTCAGCGCGGTCACGAGATCGGAGACCGGCATGGTGGCGTCGAGCCGCAACGTGGGAACGAAGGGGCTGTCCACGCTGAGTCCCACGCGGGCCGAGACGTGCCGCATTGCTCGCGAGCTGACCACGGCGGTGCGGACCCGCCGGAACGGCTCGAGCCGCAACCCCGCCCAGTCGGTCGCCCTGGCGAACGAGGCGATCACCGTCGCCCACTCGATCCGATCCCAGAGGAACAGGCCGGG
Protein-coding regions in this window:
- a CDS encoding phenylacetate--CoA ligase family protein; amino-acid sequence: MDPLLLWDVLRIRRSLRRRDGWSRLQIERHRAARVAALRAHTLSRSPFYRRFHGGLENRPLQDLPVLTKAQLMASFDDLVTDRRIRLADARSHMDALGGDDRYLGRYVVGATSGASGHPGLFLWDRIEWATVIASFARATDWAGLRLEPFRRVRTAVVSSRAMRHVSARVGLSVDSPFVPTLRLDATMPVSDLVTALNAFRPASLVAYASMLPILAREQVEGRLRIRPRFVFASSEVLPPDVRRRVWDAWGTWPFEVYAATETAGIASECEHHAMHLYEDLVVAESVDEAGNPVPEGEAGARLLVTVLFSRTQPLIRYALDDRVRLAPGECPCGRPFRLVASVEGRQEDVLQLAGNGGQLVPVHPNVFHDVLDALPLTGWQVIEEGDGLRVLLAGGDAAPADGVAELLGAALAAIGLPGIRVTVESVPAIPRTALGKAPLVRRADGGGATRGGQA